The Fulvia fulva chromosome 13, complete sequence genome window below encodes:
- a CDS encoding RNA-dependent RNA polymerase 1 — translation MEETTNANARSRTPDRAALETENKLPPPPTAVSTAPTSSQRLKSTTPPHRGIRAGKRQRVSAMAFNDLLTSKTPSASSSSDRSVTPPHMRATPLHARAQSNNAQRRNLTSPPRSSPRSPPTGRPAVPQHRRQTASDPPHQQSPPPTRNMAQCHTPPRHRAASNPLELRVHAMQLPREWTTLHVYRHFERFGNISRIDLREPGTRDRSANIVFRPAPQDTLWVNRPVQGIDSSGVLRSIPCRNETKSVFRVTMPSGKLSLPERMSVPLTEVDFGVMRNETVMSSFFTAQTTSTSQAQLTMDLQMKALFIQFPIQVKALAPSGTEHVVEHLFKVRINPAQVCEARAPIVPEGAKYHTIVLSIDSPPLVYRKTTKVYETHDPKATYWNDRQIWFRQTDIDFNPSGRKSCVELQKHDAFIDIGRWLTYQLTFKPDMWHTLPLRNIMQALGEHNIPLDRHKTTEVELQDAESLWDWLGTTKHAKSESTSFLDELQEMAEEVVHLPFSLRYQLEVCLSIRVLHEVNMSQDFLKRLAAIEPDRAVKVLEKVADDRQRYYNPYDILRLQNQVLVVQKKRPAYCTKIPAVIVTPSTLHFATPVLETSNRVVRQYQQYEDRFLRVKFRDENHKGKIWPADDHSESEVFLRISRAMTHGIKIGDRVYDFLAFGSSQFREHGAYFFASTATLTAADIRKWMGNFTHINVVAKYCARLGQCFSTTRSIPHAVNIEKIPDIERNGHCFTDGAGKISPFLARLIAHPYGLPNSDDDHPSAFQFRLAGCKGVLSVDPALRGLTIQIRPSQQKFAAETFGLEICRISQYSTAYLNMQIILVLSALGVPDHVFLTRMRNMLRDFDEAMVDENAALILLQKNIDYNQMSLTLASMIMDGFMETKDPFTLTCMRLWRAWSLKYLKERARIFVEEGFFGIASPDETGTLRGHYETTVANGDANDDEKLPEIFLQIPDPDMPGKYRVLLGVCVLARNPSLHPGDVRVVKAVDVLDLHHKKNEVILPTAGDRPLANMCSGGDLDGDDFMVIWDKELIPPERNHEPMDYTSPPPATSEGAVTVADMSRFFVNYINNDNLGRIATAHRYWADILDDGVKDQKCIDLANLHSMAVDYVKTGVPAHMPADLKVKMWPHWSEPKGKSRSKVYVSRKVLGQLYDEVKRETVVAAWDMPFDDRILSAHEPTEDILRDAREVKSLYDEAVRRIMAQHGIKTELEVCTTFVLEHHQDINDYKFAETMGEVAYNLRQQHQELCYEKAGTDSKARDWNKMKPFLVAMYRVTAEEMTAALEETTQTTVRGGRDVPVRQRTFEGMPFMSFPWIFARELGQIATNGVDRHEAMPRPTLPPKISIKKPVNDLLDGDYAPAPLREVCMDGSTMQDGELLDLTGNDSQTTVVASAPQQAPNVGSFDSAIDSAVDDSSSEIVRVDTPATDVEASTTVGDYVNVRKEVFLHDTSDGVAKVSEEVARKLRLYGEAGLPMDAARAASSSIGQTVLPIERRAADTEPFPRYDDLDTSTSAPNIAQAPIGGRGESLSNAPLFSYEEPSAVVLEEAEEETEDGDQEGPGSDFEGEQVEIEFDTKPNALDRLNALVGS, via the exons ATGGAAGAAACGACCAATGCCAATGCCCGTAGTCGGACTCCCGATCGGGCGGCTCTTGAGACCG AGAACAAACTTCCGCCACCTCCGACCGCCGTCTCCACTGCACCGACCTCTTCTCAGCGACTGAAGTCCACCACACCACCACATCGCGGCATCCGTGCTGGAAAGCGTCAACGAGTCTCGGCCATGGCCTTCAATGACTTGTTGACCTCCAAAACCCCGTCTGCTAGCTCATCCTCCGACCGCAGCGTAACACCACCTCACATGCGAGCTACACCATTACACGCGCGTGCACAGTCCAACAACGCCCAGCGGCGGAACTTGACTAGCCCTCCACGTTCTTCACCACGCTCACCACCAACAGGTCGACCTGCTGTACCACAACACCGCCGCCAGACCGCCAGTGATCCACCACACCAGCAATCACCACCACCTACCCGCAACATGGCACAGTGTCATACACCACCACGTCACCGCGCGGCCAGCAACCCCCTCGAGTTGAGAGTACACGCCATGCAACTACCGCGCGAGTGGACCACTCTGCATGTATACAGGCACTTCGAGCGCTTTGGCAACATCTCACGTATTGATCTCCGAGAGCCAGGCACTCGTGACAGATCTGCCAATATTGTCTTCCGACCAGCACCACAGGACACTCTCTGGGTCAATAGGCCGGTTCAAGGCATTGACTCGAGTGGCGTGCTGCGCTCAATCCCATGCAGAAACGAGACCAAGTCGGTCTTCAGGGTTACAATGCCGAGTGGCAAGCTTTCACTTCCAGAACGCATGTCCGTTCCACTCACGGAGGTCGACTTTGGCGTCATGCGCAATGAGACCGTCATGTCGAGCTTCTTCACAGCACAAACCACCAGTACAAGCCAAGCACAGCTCACCATGGATCTACAGATGAAAGCTCTCTTCATACAGTTCCCGATCCAAGTCAAGGCCTTAGCACCTTCAGGAACAGAACACGTCGTTGAGCATCTGTTCAAGGTTCGCATCAACCCAGCCCAGGTCTGCGAGGCTCGTGCTCCCATTGTGCCGGAGGGAGCCAAGTATCACACAATCGTGCTGTCTATCGATAGTCCACCATTGGTATACCGGAAGACCACGAAAGTATACGAGACGCACGACCCAAAAGCAACGTACTGGAACGACCGGCAGATATGGTTTCGACAGACAGATATTGACTTCAATCCGTCAGGCAGGAAGAGTTGTGTGGAACTGCAAAAGCACGACGCCTTCATCGACATCGGCCGTTGGCTGACCTATCAACTGACTTTCAAACCCGATATGTGGCACACACTGCCACTCCGGAACATCATGCAGGCTCTGGGCGAGCACAATATCCCGCTCGATCGGCACAAGACTACAGAAGTAGAGCTCCAAGATGCAGAATCCCTATGGGACTGGCTTGGCACCACAAAGCACGCCAAGTCAGAGTCAACATCCTTCCTCGACGAGCTGCAGGAGATGGCGGAGGAGGTGGTACACTTGCCATTCTCTCTTCGCTACCAGCTCGAGGTGTGTCTCAGCATCAGAGTGCTTCACGAGGTCAACATGAGTCAAGACTTCCTCAAGAGACTGGCCGCTATAGAGCCCGATCGTGCTGTGAAGGTGCTCGAGAAGGTCGCAGATGATCGACAGCGGTACTACAACCCATACGACATCCTCCGACTGCAGAATCAGGTGTTGGTCGTGCAGAAGAAGCGCCCAGCCTACTGCACGAAGATTCCAGCAGTGATTGTAACGCCAAGCACTCTGCACTTCGCCACTCCGGTCTTGGAGACCTCCAACCGAGTCGTTCGTCAATACCAACAGTATGAGGATCGTTTTTTGAGAGTCAAGTTCCGGGATGAGAACCACAAAGGCAAGATCTGGCCTGCAGATGACCACTCTGAGAGCGAAGTGTTTTTACGCATCAGTCGAGCCATGACCCACGGCATCAAGATCGGCGACCGTGTCTACGACTTCCTTGCCTTTGGTAGCTCTCAATTCCGCGAGCACGGAGCATACTTCTTTGCCTCGACAGCTACCCTCACCGCTGCTGATATTCGAAAGTGGATGGGTAACTTTACTCACATCAACGTTGTTGCGAAGTATTGCGCTCGTCTCGGTCAATGCTTCTCGACAACTCGTTCTATCCCACACGCAGTAAATATCGAGAAGATTCCTGATATCGAACGCAACGGTCACTGCTTCACCGACGGCGCCGGCAAGATTTCGCCATTCTTGGCCCGACTCATCGCACACCCCTATGGTCTGCCAAACTCTGATGATGACCACCCGTCCGCGTTCCAGTTTCGTCTTGCCGGCTGCAAAGGTGTGCTGTCAGTAGACCCTGCGCTACGAGGGTTGACCATTCAGATTCGTCCTAGCCAGCAGAAGTTCGCTGCGGAGACATTCGGTCTCGAGATCTGCCGCATCTCCCAATACTCAACAGCCTATCTGAACATGCAAATCATTTTGGTGCTTTCAGCCCTTGGCGTGCCGGACCATGTCTTCCTGACCAGAATGAGGAACATGCTTCGGGACTTCGACGAAGCCATGGTTGATGAGAACGCGGCACTGATTCTCCTGCAGAAGAATATCGACTACAATCAGATGAGTTTGACTCTAGCTTCAATGATCATGGACGGTTTCATGGAGACCAAAGACCCCTTCACTCTGACTTGCATGCGTCTGTGGAGGGCTTGGTCGTTGAAGTACCTCAAGGAGAGAGCACGAATCTTCGTGGAGGAGGGTTTCTTCGGCATTGCTAGTCCTGACGAAACCGGCACCTTGCGTGGCCATTACGAGACTACAGTAGCCAATGGCGACGCCAACGACGACGAGAAGTTGCCAGAGATCTTCTTGCAGATCCCAGATCCAGATATGCCCGGCAAGTACAGAGTACTGCTTGGTGTCTGCGTACTTGCTCGCAATCCGTCACTTCACCCGGGAGACGTTCGAGTCGTGAAGGCCGTAGACGTACTGGATTTGCACCACAAGAAGAACGAGGTCATCTTGCCTACCGCTGGTGATCGTCCTCTCGCCAACATGTGCTCTGGCGGTGACCTCGATGGCGATGACTTCATGGTGATCTGGGACAAGGAACTTATTCCGCCAGAGCGTAACCATGAGCCCATGGACTACACGTCGCCTCCACCAGCTACCAGCGAGGGAGCAGTCACTGTAGCCGACATGTCGAGGTTCTTTGTCAACTACATCAACAACGACAACCTCGGCCGGATCGCGACTGCTCATCGCTACTGGGCCGATATCCTCGACGATGGCGTCAAGGATCAGAAGTGCATCGACTTGGCCAATCTTCATTCCATGGCTGTCGACTACGTCAAGACTGGCGTGCCAGCTCACATGCCAGCAGATCTAAAGGTCAAGATGTGGCCTCATTGGTCTGAGCCGAAAGGCAAGTCAAGAAGCAAGGTCTACGTTTCTCGCAAAGTCCTTGGTCAGCTATACGACGAGGTCAAGCGGGAGACAGTCGTCGCTGCTTGGGACATGCCTTTCGATGACCGCATCCTTAGCGCTCATGAGCCAACTGAAGATATTCTCAGGGATGCCCGCGAGGTGAAGTCTCTCTACGACGAGGCTGTCCGCCGCATTATGGCCCAGCATGGCATCAAGACTGAGCTCGAAGTCTGCACCACCTTCGTGCTTGAGCACCACCAAGACATCAACGACTACAAGTTCGCCGAGACAATGGGCGAAGTCGCGTACAACCTTCGACAACAGCACCAGGAGCTATGCTACGAGAAAGCTGGTACCGATTCCAAGGCTCGCGACTGGAACAAGATGAAACCGTTCCTGGTCGCCATGTATCGAGTCACGGCTGAAGAGATGACTGCGGCCTTGGAGGAGACTACGCAGACGACTGTTCGTGGAGGCCGAGATGTTCCTGTCCGGCAGCGCACCTTTGAGGGCATGCCATTCATGTCGTTCCCTTGGATCTTTGCTCGAGAGCTGGGACAGATCGCAACGAACGGTGTCGATCGACACGAGGCCATGCCAAGACCCACTTTACCTCCCAAGATCAGCATTAAGAAGCCAGTCAACGATCTGCTAGATGGCGATTACGCGCCTGCGCCACTTCGTGAGGTCTGTATGGATGGTAGCACTATGCAGGACGGCGAGCTTCTTGATCTCACAGGCAATGATAGTCAGACGACCGTTGTCGCGAGCGCTCCCCAGCAGGCGCCCAATGTTGGCTCCTTCGACAGTGCCATCGACAGTGCCGTTGATGATTCTAGCAGCGAGATCGTTCGAGTCGATACACCAGCGACAGATGTGGAGGCTAGTACTACGGTGGGTGACTATGTTAACGTCCGCAAGGAGGTTTTCCTGCACGATACATCTGATGGTGTCGCAAAGGTGTCTGAAGAGGTCGCGCGGAAGCTGCGACTGTACGGGGAGGCTGGGTTGCCAATGGATGCAGCGCGCGCCGCTTCGAGTAGCATTGGGCAGACTGTGCTACCGATAGAGCGCCGTGCTGCAGATACAGAGCCATTCCCACGATATGACGACCTCGACACTTCAACCTCAGCGCCGAACATCGCGCAGGCCCCGATCGGCGGTCGAGGCGAATCGCTCTCCAACGCGCCGCTGTTCTCTTACGAAGAGCCATCGGCTGTGGTGTTGGAGGAGGCTGAGGAGGAAACAGAGGATGGCGATCAGGAGGGACCGGGCAGCGATTTCGAGGGCGAGCAGGTTGAAATCGAGTTCGACACCAAGCCGAATGCGCTGGATCGTCTCAATGCATTGGTCGGATCATAG